Proteins from one Mytilus galloprovincialis chromosome 11, xbMytGall1.hap1.1, whole genome shotgun sequence genomic window:
- the LOC143051020 gene encoding uncharacterized protein LOC143051020 produces MYISNTQKYYDKISPCQTRKGKALIGPVEGRIFKKFSKRTSDQIKSKKRSVYSFTSEEFSPLKARKARKSFTSEDSSPLKARKARKSFTSEDNSPLKARKSFTSEDSSPLKARKSLTSEDSSPLKARKSFTTEDSSPLIARTSFTSKDSSPLKAIKGE; encoded by the exons atgtatattaGTAACACTCAGAAGTATTATGATAAGATTTCTCCATGCCAAACAAGAAAAGGCAAAGCTTTAATAGGTCCAGTTGAAG gaagaatatttaaaaagttttcaaaaaggACATCAGACCAGATTAAATCAA AAAAAAGAAGTGTATATTCCTTTACAAGTGAGGAATTTTCTCCATTAAAAGCTAGGAAAGCTAGGAAATCCTTTACAAGTGAGGACAGTTCTCCATTGAAAGCTAGGAAAGCTAGGAAATCCTTTACAAGTGAGGACAATTCTCCATTAAAAGCTAGGAAATCCTTTACAAGTGAGGATAGTTCTCCATTAAAAGCTAGGAAATCCCTTACAAGTGAAGATAGTTCTCCATTAAAAGCTAGGAAATCCTTTACAACCGAGGACAGTTCTCCATTAATTGCTAGGACATCCTTTACAAGCAAGGACAGTTCTCCATTAAAAGCAATAAAAGGTGAGTga